In the genome of Kitasatospora cathayae, one region contains:
- a CDS encoding sensor histidine kinase, with product MRQLPDRLHGSRRLPYALRRFVPRTVRARATAAAGTVLAAALALAGAGLLAAVHADLVASAASATRQQAESVAQLAVQGRLTPDLHAGHGTDFLQVVDARGTVLAASPNLAGRPALATARGTGSHTTDEVDPLYDHHRQRLAVVTADTPNGPVTVYAGASLRAADEAMDITQAGLAVACPLLLLTGVVVTWKVTGQALRPVEAIRAEVDAITGQDLHRRVPEPGTADEIARLAATMNAMLDRLEASGRRQRQFIADASHELRSPLAVLRTQLEVADTHPDPAVRAELVHGALEDTDRLQNLATDLLLLARLDAGGADDRPRQRIDLTDLVATTVLARPSGPHRRTTDLAPEVAVDGIPLWLGRLLTNLLDNAERHAATTVHVRLGTDPARGLALLDVEDDGPGIPPADHERVFERFTRLDDARSRDHGGTGLGLPIARDIARHHHGTLSITPTPTGARLTAAIPLAADD from the coding sequence GTGCGGCAACTCCCGGACAGGCTGCACGGGTCCCGTCGACTCCCGTACGCGCTGCGCCGGTTCGTCCCCCGGACGGTACGGGCCCGGGCCACCGCGGCCGCCGGTACGGTACTGGCCGCCGCGCTCGCCCTGGCCGGCGCCGGCCTGCTCGCCGCCGTGCACGCCGACCTGGTCGCCTCGGCCGCCTCCGCCACCCGGCAGCAGGCCGAGTCGGTCGCCCAACTCGCCGTCCAGGGACGGCTGACGCCCGACCTGCACGCCGGGCACGGCACCGACTTCCTGCAGGTCGTCGACGCCCGCGGCACCGTCCTCGCCGCCAGCCCCAACCTGGCCGGCCGCCCGGCCCTGGCCACCGCGCGGGGCACCGGCTCGCACACCACCGACGAGGTCGACCCGCTCTACGACCACCACCGCCAGCGGCTCGCCGTCGTCACCGCCGACACCCCGAACGGGCCGGTCACCGTCTACGCGGGCGCCTCGCTGCGCGCCGCCGACGAGGCCATGGACATCACCCAGGCCGGGCTCGCGGTCGCCTGCCCGCTGCTGCTGCTCACCGGGGTGGTGGTCACCTGGAAGGTCACCGGGCAGGCGCTGCGCCCGGTGGAGGCGATCCGCGCCGAGGTCGACGCCATCACCGGGCAGGACCTGCACCGCCGCGTCCCCGAGCCCGGCACCGCCGACGAGATCGCCCGGCTCGCCGCCACCATGAACGCGATGCTCGACCGGCTGGAGGCCTCCGGCCGCCGCCAGCGGCAGTTCATCGCCGACGCCTCGCACGAACTGCGCAGCCCGCTCGCGGTGCTGCGCACCCAGCTGGAGGTAGCCGACACCCACCCGGACCCGGCGGTCCGGGCCGAGCTGGTGCACGGCGCCCTGGAGGACACCGACCGGCTGCAGAACCTCGCCACCGACCTCCTGCTGCTCGCCCGGCTGGACGCCGGCGGCGCCGACGACCGACCCCGCCAGCGGATCGACCTCACCGACCTGGTCGCCACCACCGTCCTCGCCCGCCCGTCCGGCCCGCACCGGCGCACCACCGACCTCGCTCCCGAGGTCGCCGTCGACGGCATCCCGCTCTGGCTCGGCCGCCTGCTCACCAACCTGCTGGACAACGCCGAGCGGCACGCGGCGACCACCGTGCACGTCCGCCTGGGCACCGATCCGGCGCGCGGCCTCGCCCTGCTGGACGTCGAGGACGACGGCCCCGGCATCCCGCCCGCCGACCACGAGCGGGTCTTCGAACGCTTCACCCGCCTGGACGACGCCCGCTCCCGCGACCACGGCGGCACCGGCCTGGGCCTGCCGATCGCCCGCGACATCGCCCGCCACCACCACGGCACCCTCAGCATCACCCCGACCC
- a CDS encoding response regulator transcription factor, with protein sequence MHILVVEDEHRMATALRRGLEADGHTVDTAHNGPEGLALAERHPYDVIVLDIMLPGLNGYRVCARLRAGGCRAGILMLTAKDGEWDEAEALDTGADDYLAKPFSFVVLLARLRALHRRIDRQRPRLHTLGDLVLDANARTCTRAGTPTNLTAREFAILEHLAARAGTVVSKREILDHVWDADHDADPSIVEVHVHALRRKIDAPFGRAALQTMRGAGYRLDPAGG encoded by the coding sequence ATGCACATACTCGTCGTGGAGGACGAACACCGGATGGCCACCGCGCTGCGGCGCGGTCTGGAGGCCGACGGCCACACCGTCGACACCGCCCACAACGGCCCCGAGGGCCTCGCCCTCGCCGAGCGCCACCCCTACGACGTGATCGTCCTCGACATCATGCTGCCCGGCCTCAACGGCTACCGGGTCTGCGCCCGGCTGCGCGCGGGCGGCTGCCGGGCCGGCATCCTGATGCTCACCGCCAAGGACGGCGAGTGGGACGAGGCCGAGGCCCTGGACACCGGCGCCGACGACTACCTCGCCAAGCCGTTCTCCTTCGTCGTCCTGCTCGCCCGGCTGCGCGCCCTGCACCGGCGGATCGACCGGCAGCGCCCCCGGCTGCACACCCTCGGGGACCTCGTGCTGGACGCCAACGCCCGCACCTGCACCCGGGCCGGCACCCCGACCAACCTGACCGCCCGCGAGTTCGCGATCCTGGAGCACCTGGCCGCCCGGGCCGGGACGGTGGTCTCCAAACGCGAGATCCTCGACCACGTCTGGGACGCCGACCACGACGCCGACCCGAGCATCGTCGAGGTGCACGTCCACGCCCTGCGGCGCAAGATCGACGCCCCCTTCGGCCGGGCCGCCCTGCAGACCATGCGCGGCGCCGGCTACCGGCTCGACCCGGCCGGCGGCTGA